One Pseudomonas fluorescens genomic region harbors:
- a CDS encoding murein transglycosylase A: MNSRSKAWHYPLIATLPLLAILAGCTGGDNAKPKTHALATYSSATWDALPAVSDSDLVAGFGSWRSACTRLKADAVWGTTCAAAANVPQNANDIRAFLKQNLDVYGLRAENDNPNGLITGYYEPVYPGSLTPTETANVPVYGVPEDMIIVSLDSIYPELKGKRLRGRLEGRVLKPYDDAATIESQGVKAPVVAYLTDPMNLQFLQIQGSGRIQTQDGKQLRIAYADQNGHPYRPIGRWLVEQGELKKEEVTMSAISNWAKANPARIPELLASNPSYVFFTRNPDSNEGPRGSLNVPLTAGYSAAVDRKVIPLGSLLWLSTTRPDGTPLVRPVAAQDTGGAIAGEVRADLFWGTGDAAGQLAGDMKQQGQIWMLWPKGAALPQVPQVADKS; this comes from the coding sequence ATGAACAGCCGCTCCAAGGCCTGGCATTACCCGTTGATCGCAACCCTGCCGCTGCTGGCAATCCTCGCCGGCTGCACCGGTGGAGATAACGCCAAGCCGAAAACCCACGCCCTGGCGACTTATTCCAGCGCAACCTGGGATGCATTGCCGGCGGTGTCCGACAGCGATCTGGTGGCCGGCTTTGGTTCATGGCGCAGCGCCTGCACACGCCTCAAAGCTGATGCCGTCTGGGGCACAACCTGCGCGGCGGCAGCCAATGTGCCGCAGAATGCCAACGACATCCGCGCGTTCCTCAAGCAGAATCTCGATGTCTACGGTTTGCGCGCAGAAAACGACAATCCCAACGGTCTGATCACCGGCTACTACGAACCGGTCTACCCCGGCAGCCTGACGCCCACCGAAACGGCGAACGTGCCGGTGTACGGCGTTCCCGAAGACATGATCATCGTCTCCCTCGACAGTATTTATCCCGAACTCAAAGGCAAGCGCTTGCGCGGCCGTCTCGAAGGCCGGGTACTCAAACCTTACGACGATGCGGCGACCATCGAATCCCAAGGCGTTAAGGCACCCGTGGTGGCCTACCTGACAGATCCGATGAACCTGCAATTTCTTCAGATCCAGGGCTCCGGACGTATTCAGACCCAGGATGGCAAACAGCTGCGCATCGCCTACGCCGATCAGAACGGCCATCCCTATCGGCCGATCGGCCGCTGGCTGGTCGAACAAGGCGAGCTGAAGAAAGAAGAAGTGACCATGAGCGCGATCAGCAACTGGGCCAAGGCAAATCCAGCGCGTATCCCGGAACTGCTCGCCAGCAACCCGAGCTATGTATTTTTCACCCGTAACCCGGACAGCAATGAAGGTCCGCGCGGTTCGCTGAACGTGCCGCTGACTGCCGGTTACAGCGCGGCAGTGGATCGCAAAGTGATTCCGCTGGGCAGCCTGTTATGGCTGTCGACCACACGCCCGGACGGCACACCATTGGTGCGCCCGGTTGCAGCACAAGACACCGGCGGCGCGATTGCTGGCGAGGTGCGTGCGGATCTGTTCTGGGGCACCGGTGATGCGGCGGGCCAATTGGCCGGGGACATGAAACAGCAGGGGCAGATCTGGATGCTCTGGCCCAAGGGCGCGGCGCTGCCGCAAGTGCCGCAGGTGGCTGACAAATCTTAA
- a CDS encoding c-type cytochrome, whose amino-acid sequence MTLKRITVVLLACLTLSACGGVDPNSPLGQRKAIFKQMLKTGEDLGGMLRGRIPFDGAKFAEGAVKLDALSHEPWKHFAQVREEDHTSAKDEVWQKQAQFQDMARSLEAATGDLVSASQVQPYKLSNLGPAMQKVEDACSACHKQFRDH is encoded by the coding sequence ATGACTCTTAAAAGAATTACTGTTGTATTGCTGGCCTGCCTGACCTTGTCCGCCTGTGGCGGTGTCGATCCGAATTCTCCGCTGGGACAACGAAAGGCGATCTTCAAGCAAATGCTCAAAACCGGCGAAGACCTGGGTGGCATGTTGCGTGGTCGCATCCCGTTCGACGGCGCGAAATTCGCTGAGGGCGCGGTCAAGCTTGATGCGTTGTCCCATGAACCGTGGAAGCATTTTGCGCAGGTGCGCGAAGAAGATCACACCAGCGCCAAAGACGAGGTCTGGCAGAAGCAGGCGCAGTTTCAGGACATGGCCCGCAGCCTCGAAGCGGCCACCGGTGACTTGGTAAGCGCCAGCCAGGTTCAGCCTTACAAGCTGAGCAATCTTGGGCCAGCGATGCAGAAGGTTGAAGACGCCTGCAGTGCTTGCCATAAACAATTTCGTGATCATTAA
- a CDS encoding phosphoglycerate kinase, giving the protein MTVLKMSDLDLQGKRVLIREDLNVPVKDGVVTSDARILASLPTIKLALEKGAAVMVCSHLGRPTEGEFSAENSLKPVADYLSKALGREVPLVADYLGGVEVKAGDIVLFENVRFNKGEKKNADELAQQYAALCDVFVMDAFGTAHRAEGSTHGVAKFAKVAAAGPLLAAELDALGKALGAPAQPMAAIVAGSKVSTKLDVLNSLSQICDQLIVGGGIANTFLAAAGHPVGKSLYEPDLLDTAREIAAKVSVPLPVDVVVAKEFAESAEATVKLIADVAADDMILDIGPQTAANFAELLKSSKTILWNGPVGVFEFDQFGNGTKVLAQAIAESSAFSIAGGGDTLAAIDKYGVAEQISYISTGGGAFLEFVEGKVLPAVEVLESRAKA; this is encoded by the coding sequence ATGACCGTGTTGAAGATGTCCGACCTCGATCTGCAAGGTAAGCGCGTATTGATCCGCGAAGACCTCAACGTCCCAGTCAAGGACGGTGTTGTCACCAGCGACGCGCGTATCCTGGCTTCGCTGCCGACCATCAAGCTGGCCCTGGAAAAAGGCGCGGCCGTGATGGTCTGCTCGCACCTTGGCCGTCCGACCGAAGGCGAGTTCTCTGCCGAGAACAGCCTCAAGCCTGTCGCTGACTACCTGAGCAAAGCCTTGGGTCGCGAAGTGCCACTGGTGGCTGATTACCTCGGCGGCGTCGAGGTCAAGGCCGGCGACATCGTGCTGTTCGAAAACGTGCGCTTCAACAAGGGCGAGAAAAAGAACGCTGACGAACTGGCCCAGCAATACGCCGCGCTGTGCGACGTGTTCGTGATGGACGCTTTCGGCACCGCTCACCGCGCCGAAGGTTCGACCCACGGCGTGGCCAAGTTCGCCAAAGTCGCGGCTGCTGGCCCTCTGCTGGCCGCTGAACTGGACGCACTGGGCAAAGCCCTCGGCGCGCCTGCTCAACCGATGGCCGCCATCGTGGCCGGCTCCAAGGTGTCGACCAAACTCGACGTGCTGAACAGCCTGAGCCAGATCTGCGATCAACTGATCGTCGGCGGCGGCATCGCCAACACCTTCCTAGCGGCGGCTGGTCACCCGGTCGGCAAGTCGCTGTACGAACCGGACCTGCTCGACACTGCGCGTGAAATTGCCGCGAAAGTCAGCGTGCCGTTGCCGGTTGACGTCGTGGTCGCCAAGGAATTCGCTGAGAGCGCTGAAGCGACCGTCAAGCTGATCGCTGACGTGGCTGCTGACGACATGATCCTCGACATTGGCCCGCAGACCGCAGCCAACTTCGCCGAACTGCTGAAATCGTCGAAAACCATTCTGTGGAACGGCCCGGTCGGCGTATTCGAGTTCGATCAGTTCGGCAACGGCACCAAAGTGCTGGCTCAGGCCATCGCGGAAAGCTCGGCATTCTCCATTGCTGGCGGGGGCGATACTCTGGCCGCGATCGATAAATATGGCGTGGCTGAGCAGATCTCCTACATTTCCACCGGTGGTGGCGCATTCCTCGAATTCGTCGAGGGCAAAGTGCTGCCGGCCGTTGAAGTCCTGGAAAGCCGGGCCAAGGCCTGA
- the tkt gene encoding transketolase, protein MPSRRERANAIRALSMDAVQKANSGHPGAPMGMADIAEVLWRDYLKHNPSNPSFADRDRFVLSNGHGSMLIYSLLHLTGYDLSIDDLKQFRQLHSRTPGHPEFGYTPGVETTTGPLGQGLANAVGFALAEKVLGAQFNRPGHDIVDHHTYVFLGDGCMMEGISHEVASLAGTLGLGKLIAFYDDNGISIDGEVEGWFTDDTPKRFEAYNWQVIRNVDGHDPEEIKTAIDTARKSAQPTLICCKTTIGFGSPNKQGKEDCHGAPLGDAEIALTRQALNWNYGPFEIPADIYAEWDAKEKGRAAEAEWDQRFAAYSAAFPTEANELVRRLSGELPADFSEKASAYIAEVAAKGETIASRKASQNTLNAFGPLLPELLGGSADLAGSNLTLWKGCKGVNAEDASGNYMYYGVREFGMTAIMNGVTLHGGLVPYGATFLMFMEYARNAVRMSALMKKQVIHVYTHDSIGLGEDGPTHQPIEQLTSLRTTPNLDTWRPADAVESAVAWKNALERKDGPSALIFSRQNLQHQERDAGQIADISRGGYVLKDCAGEPELILIATGSEVGLAVQAYDKLTEQGRKVRVVSMPCTSVFDAQDAGYKQAVLPLQVSARIAIEAAHADFWFKYVGLEGRVIGMTTYGESAPASALFEEFGFTLENILGQAEELLED, encoded by the coding sequence ATGCCTAGCCGTCGTGAGCGTGCCAACGCCATTCGTGCCCTCAGCATGGATGCCGTGCAAAAAGCCAACAGCGGTCATCCCGGTGCCCCTATGGGTATGGCAGATATCGCCGAAGTGCTGTGGCGCGACTACCTCAAGCACAACCCGAGCAATCCTTCGTTCGCCGACCGTGACCGCTTTGTGCTGTCCAACGGCCACGGCTCGATGTTGATCTATTCGCTGCTGCACCTGACCGGTTACGACCTGTCGATCGACGACCTCAAGCAGTTCCGTCAGCTGCACAGCCGCACGCCCGGCCACCCGGAATTCGGTTACACCCCGGGCGTTGAAACCACCACCGGCCCGCTCGGGCAGGGCCTGGCCAACGCTGTGGGCTTCGCCCTGGCGGAAAAAGTGCTGGGCGCGCAGTTCAACCGTCCTGGCCACGACATTGTCGATCACCACACCTATGTGTTCCTGGGTGATGGCTGCATGATGGAAGGCATTTCCCACGAAGTCGCGTCGCTGGCCGGCACCTTGGGTCTGGGCAAGCTGATTGCCTTCTACGATGACAACGGTATCTCCATCGACGGCGAAGTCGAAGGCTGGTTCACCGATGACACCCCGAAGCGTTTCGAAGCCTACAACTGGCAGGTCATCCGCAACGTTGATGGTCACGACCCGGAAGAAATCAAGACTGCCATCGACACCGCGCGCAAAAGCGCCCAGCCAACCCTGATCTGCTGCAAGACCACCATCGGTTTCGGCTCGCCGAACAAGCAGGGCAAGGAAGACTGCCACGGCGCCCCGCTGGGTGACGCGGAAATCGCCCTGACCCGTCAGGCACTGAACTGGAATTATGGCCCGTTTGAAATCCCGGCCGACATCTACGCCGAGTGGGATGCCAAGGAAAAAGGTCGCGCTGCCGAAGCCGAGTGGGATCAGCGTTTTGCTGCTTACTCCGCCGCGTTCCCGACCGAAGCCAACGAGCTGGTCCGTCGTCTGAGCGGCGAATTGCCGGCCGACTTCTCCGAAAAAGCCTCGGCTTACATCGCCGAAGTCGCGGCCAAAGGCGAAACCATCGCCAGCCGCAAAGCCAGCCAGAACACCCTCAACGCATTTGGCCCGCTGCTGCCGGAGCTGCTCGGCGGTTCCGCTGACCTGGCCGGTTCCAACCTGACCCTGTGGAAAGGTTGCAAAGGCGTCAACGCTGAAGACGCCAGCGGCAACTACATGTATTACGGCGTGCGCGAATTCGGCATGACCGCGATCATGAACGGCGTGACCCTGCACGGCGGTCTGGTGCCGTACGGCGCGACCTTCCTGATGTTCATGGAATACGCGCGCAACGCTGTACGCATGTCGGCGCTGATGAAAAAGCAGGTCATCCACGTTTACACCCACGACTCCATCGGTCTGGGCGAAGACGGCCCGACGCACCAGCCGATCGAGCAACTGACCAGCCTGCGCACTACACCGAACCTCGACACCTGGCGTCCAGCCGATGCCGTTGAATCGGCGGTGGCCTGGAAAAACGCTCTGGAGCGCAAGGACGGGCCATCGGCGCTGATTTTCTCGCGTCAGAACCTGCAGCACCAGGAACGCGATGCCGGGCAGATCGCCGACATCAGCCGCGGCGGTTATGTCCTGAAGGACTGCGCGGGCGAGCCTGAGCTGATCCTGATCGCGACCGGTTCGGAAGTCGGTCTGGCCGTTCAGGCCTATGACAAACTGACCGAGCAGGGCCGCAAGGTCCGCGTGGTTTCGATGCCATGCACCAGCGTGTTCGACGCTCAGGATGCCGGCTACAAGCAAGCGGTGCTGCCGTTGCAAGTCAGCGCACGTATCGCGATCGAAGCGGCCCACGCCGATTTCTGGTTCAAGTACGTGGGTCTGGAAGGTCGCGTGATCGGCATGACTACCTATGGCGAATCGGCCCCGGCTTCGGCACTGTTCGAAGAGTTCGGCTTCACCCTGGAGAACATTCTGGGTCAGGCTGAAGAGTTGCTGGAAGACTAA
- the epd gene encoding erythrose-4-phosphate dehydrogenase produces the protein MPQPRPYKVALNGYGRIGRCVLRALFERGEKAGFEIVAINDLADMASIEYLTRFDSTHGRFPGEVRVEGDCLHINGDCVKVLRSATPEGIDWASLGVDLVLECSGAYNTREDGQRFLDAGAPRVLFSQPMASEADVDATIVYGVNQDCLTGDELLVSNASCTTNCGVPLLRLLDQAIGLDYVSITTIHSAMNDQPVIDAYHHEDLRRTRSAFQSVIPVSTGLARGIERLLPELAGRIQAKAVRVPTVNVSCLDITMQTATATDANEVNRILREAATSGPLKGLLAYTELPHASCDFNHDPHSAIVDASQTRVSGPKLVNILAWFDNEWGFANRMLDVADHYLQTATSKKP, from the coding sequence ATGCCTCAACCGCGTCCTTACAAAGTTGCACTCAACGGCTACGGCCGCATTGGTCGTTGCGTTTTGCGTGCGCTGTTTGAGCGAGGCGAGAAGGCCGGGTTTGAAATTGTCGCGATCAACGACCTAGCCGACATGGCCAGCATCGAATACCTGACACGCTTCGACTCCACCCACGGCCGTTTTCCCGGCGAAGTGCGGGTAGAAGGCGATTGTCTGCATATCAATGGCGACTGCGTGAAGGTTCTGCGCAGTGCCACCCCCGAAGGCATCGATTGGGCGTCGCTGGGCGTCGATCTGGTGCTCGAATGTTCCGGTGCTTACAACACCCGCGAAGACGGTCAGCGCTTTCTCGATGCTGGCGCGCCGCGGGTGTTGTTCTCGCAGCCGATGGCCAGCGAGGCGGATGTCGACGCCACCATCGTCTACGGCGTCAATCAGGACTGCCTGACTGGCGACGAGTTGCTGGTGTCCAATGCCTCGTGCACCACCAACTGCGGCGTGCCGCTGTTGCGTCTGCTTGATCAGGCGATCGGGCTGGATTACGTGTCGATCACCACGATTCACTCGGCGATGAACGATCAGCCGGTGATCGACGCCTATCACCACGAAGACTTGCGCCGCACCCGTTCGGCGTTCCAGTCGGTAATCCCGGTGTCCACTGGTCTGGCGCGCGGTATCGAGCGTCTGCTGCCGGAACTTGCCGGGCGAATTCAGGCCAAAGCCGTGCGCGTGCCGACAGTCAATGTGTCCTGCCTCGATATCACCATGCAGACCGCTACCGCGACCGACGCCAACGAAGTCAACCGGATCCTTCGCGAAGCCGCCACCAGCGGCCCGCTCAAAGGTTTGTTGGCCTATACCGAACTGCCGCACGCCAGTTGTGATTTCAACCATGACCCACATTCGGCCATCGTCGATGCCAGTCAGACCCGTGTTTCCGGCCCCAAACTGGTGAACATCCTGGCCTGGTTCGACAACGAATGGGGTTTTGCCAACCGAATGCTGGACGTTGCAGATCACTATCTGCAAACAGCAACTTCAAAAAAACCGTAG
- a CDS encoding MliC family protein, with the protein MKGLIAIAALALLSGCAQLNLFQSSAPADNWTTWTCDSQAKVLWRYADAGQKEVDVRLGGGDQVYRLKEEPGASGTLYSDGMLAFHLKGDEGLVYWVATNDLIGRGCKAQ; encoded by the coding sequence ATGAAAGGCTTGATCGCCATTGCGGCGTTGGCATTGTTAAGCGGTTGCGCGCAGTTGAACCTGTTTCAGTCGTCTGCCCCGGCAGATAACTGGACCACCTGGACCTGCGACAGCCAGGCCAAAGTGCTGTGGCGTTACGCCGATGCCGGCCAGAAGGAAGTCGACGTTCGACTGGGTGGCGGTGATCAGGTCTATCGCCTGAAAGAAGAGCCGGGCGCCTCGGGCACGCTGTACAGCGACGGCATGCTGGCGTTTCACCTCAAGGGTGACGAAGGCCTGGTGTACTGGGTCGCCACCAATGACCTGATTGGCCGTGGCTGCAAAGCGCAGTAA
- the ligB gene encoding NAD-dependent DNA ligase LigB, with amino-acid sequence MRSLLVLLLIFIAMPAFADCPAWTTVEAQKEITSLQNQINRWDDAYHREGRSLVADELYDQSLQRLNEWRECFPGDPTTEPLRTASGPVAHPVAHTGLGKLHEAEAVEAWLRDRKDVWVQPKVDGVAVTLIYRDGILQQAISRGDGISGQDWTSSARKIAAIPQRLAQPADLLVQGELYWRLDEHVQARSGSVNARATVAGLMGRAELDADQANGIGLFVWDWPQGPAGFSERLSGLAALGFAPTKPYSHPVADFAEAQKWRDHWYRTALPFASDGVVLRQNQRPPAERWQARAPYWAVAWKYPFAKALAEVRKVNFKIGRTGRITPVLELKPVMLDDRVIKRVSATSLKRWQALDARPGDHVAISLAGLTIPRLDSVVLRASARADIRVPDAADFHALSCWQPTLGCESQFLARMTWLSGKQGLAMRNVGHGTWEKLLETRRLSNLLDWLTLDASELANIDGFGERSSARLVTSFQSARERPFAQWLKALGLPPTGQAQLADSWQALAQRDTEQWQAEPGIGPGRAAQLSAFFRDPQVVALSDTLRAAGINGF; translated from the coding sequence ATGCGCTCGCTGCTTGTATTGCTGCTTATTTTCATCGCTATGCCTGCGTTCGCCGACTGTCCGGCCTGGACCACCGTCGAAGCACAGAAAGAAATCACCTCGCTGCAAAACCAGATCAACCGATGGGACGATGCCTATCATCGCGAAGGTCGTTCACTGGTTGCCGATGAACTCTACGACCAATCGCTCCAGCGCTTGAATGAATGGCGTGAGTGCTTCCCCGGTGACCCGACAACCGAGCCGCTGCGCACGGCCTCAGGCCCCGTTGCGCACCCCGTCGCCCATACGGGTCTGGGTAAACTGCATGAAGCCGAGGCCGTCGAAGCGTGGCTGCGCGATCGCAAGGATGTCTGGGTTCAGCCCAAAGTCGATGGCGTAGCGGTGACCCTGATCTATCGCGACGGAATTCTGCAGCAGGCAATCAGCCGGGGTGATGGCATCAGCGGGCAGGACTGGACGTCATCGGCGCGAAAGATTGCCGCCATTCCTCAGCGTCTGGCGCAGCCGGCTGATCTACTGGTGCAAGGTGAACTCTATTGGCGCCTGGATGAGCACGTGCAGGCCAGATCCGGCAGCGTCAATGCCCGCGCCACCGTGGCTGGCCTAATGGGACGCGCGGAGCTCGACGCCGATCAGGCCAACGGGATCGGTCTGTTTGTCTGGGACTGGCCGCAAGGGCCTGCGGGCTTTTCCGAACGATTATCCGGATTGGCGGCCCTCGGCTTTGCGCCCACCAAACCGTACAGCCATCCCGTGGCGGACTTTGCAGAGGCACAGAAATGGCGCGATCACTGGTATCGCACTGCCCTGCCTTTCGCCAGCGATGGCGTGGTGTTGCGCCAGAATCAGCGCCCACCCGCCGAACGTTGGCAAGCCCGCGCGCCTTACTGGGCGGTTGCCTGGAAGTATCCGTTCGCCAAAGCGCTGGCAGAAGTACGCAAGGTCAATTTCAAGATCGGACGCACCGGACGCATCACCCCGGTGCTCGAACTCAAACCCGTCATGCTCGATGACCGGGTGATCAAGCGGGTCAGCGCCACCTCGTTGAAGCGCTGGCAGGCGCTGGATGCCCGTCCGGGCGATCACGTCGCCATCAGCCTCGCCGGCCTGACGATTCCGCGGCTCGACAGCGTCGTGTTGCGCGCCAGCGCGCGAGCCGACATTCGGGTTCCCGACGCGGCAGATTTCCACGCTTTGAGTTGCTGGCAACCGACCCTTGGCTGCGAAAGCCAGTTCCTCGCCCGCATGACCTGGCTCAGCGGTAAACAGGGTTTGGCCATGCGCAATGTCGGCCATGGCACCTGGGAGAAACTTCTCGAAACACGCCGCCTGAGCAACCTCCTGGATTGGTTGACCCTCGACGCGTCAGAGCTTGCTAACATTGACGGCTTTGGCGAACGCAGCAGCGCGCGCCTGGTTACCAGTTTTCAAAGTGCCCGCGAGCGGCCCTTCGCGCAATGGCTCAAGGCCTTGGGCCTGCCACCGACGGGTCAGGCACAACTGGCAGATTCCTGGCAGGCGCTGGCACAACGCGACACCGAACAATGGCAGGCAGAGCCGGGTATCGGCCCCGGTCGCGCGGCGCAATTGAGCGCCTTCTTTCGCGACCCGCAAGTGGTAGCCTTGAGCGATACCTTGCGTGCGGCCGGAATCAACGGTTTCTGA
- the metK gene encoding methionine adenosyltransferase produces MSEYSLFTSESVSEGHPDKIADQISDAVLDAIIAQDKHARVAVETLVKTGVAIVAGEVTTSAWVDLEQIVRDVICDIGYTSSEVGFDGATCGVMNIIGKQSPDINQGVDRAKPEDQGAGDQGLMFGYASNETDVLMPAPITFSHQLVQRQAEARKSGLLPWLRPDAKSQVTCRYEGGKVVGIDAVVLSTQHNPEVSYKDLREGVMELIVKHVLPAELLSKDTQFHINPTGQFIIGGPVGDCGLTGRKIIVDSYGGMARHGGGAFSGKDPSKVDRSAAYAGRYVAKNIVAAGLAERCEIQVSYAIGVAQPTSISLNTFGTGKISDDKIIKLVREVFDLRPYAITTMLDLLHPMYQETAAYGHFGRAPETKTVGEDTFTTFTWEKTDRADALRSAAGL; encoded by the coding sequence ATGAGCGAATACTCCCTCTTCACCTCCGAGTCCGTGTCTGAAGGACATCCGGACAAAATCGCCGACCAGATTTCCGATGCGGTGCTGGACGCCATTATCGCCCAGGACAAGCACGCACGCGTTGCCGTGGAAACTCTGGTCAAGACCGGCGTGGCAATCGTTGCCGGTGAAGTGACCACCAGCGCCTGGGTCGATCTGGAGCAGATCGTTCGTGACGTGATTTGCGACATCGGTTACACCAGTTCCGAAGTCGGCTTCGACGGCGCAACTTGCGGCGTGATGAACATCATCGGCAAGCAATCCCCCGACATCAACCAAGGCGTTGACCGTGCCAAGCCTGAAGATCAGGGCGCCGGCGACCAGGGCCTGATGTTCGGCTACGCCAGCAACGAAACCGACGTTCTGATGCCAGCCCCGATCACCTTCTCGCACCAGTTGGTGCAGCGCCAGGCCGAAGCCCGTAAATCCGGTCTGCTGCCTTGGCTGCGTCCGGACGCCAAGTCGCAAGTGACTTGCCGTTACGAAGGCGGCAAGGTTGTCGGTATCGACGCCGTGGTTCTGTCGACCCAGCACAACCCTGAAGTGTCGTACAAAGATCTGCGCGAAGGCGTGATGGAGCTGATCGTCAAGCACGTGCTGCCTGCCGAACTGCTGAGCAAGGACACCCAGTTCCACATCAACCCGACTGGCCAGTTCATCATTGGCGGCCCGGTCGGTGACTGCGGCCTGACCGGTCGCAAGATCATCGTCGACAGCTACGGCGGTATGGCCCGTCACGGCGGCGGCGCGTTCTCCGGCAAGGATCCATCGAAGGTTGACCGTTCGGCTGCGTACGCTGGCCGTTACGTTGCCAAAAACATCGTTGCTGCCGGCCTGGCCGAGCGTTGCGAGATTCAGGTTTCCTACGCCATTGGCGTTGCACAGCCTACCTCGATTTCGCTGAACACCTTCGGCACTGGCAAGATCAGCGATGACAAGATCATCAAACTGGTGCGTGAAGTGTTCGACCTGCGTCCTTACGCGATCACCACCATGCTTGATCTGCTGCACCCGATGTACCAGGAAACCGCAGCCTACGGCCACTTCGGCCGCGCGCCAGAAACCAAGACCGTCGGCGAAGACACCTTCACCACGTTCACCTGGGAAAAAACCGACCGCGCCGACGCTCTGCGTTCTGCTGCCGGCCTGTAA
- a CDS encoding ArsR/SmtB family transcription factor: MNLRVPSIRHDDCDELAALCKAGGDPLRLNVLRALANDSFGVLELAQIFGIGQSGMSHHLKVLAQADLVATRREGNAIFYRRALPHTELLGGKLHAALLEEVDNLDLPADVQARIEQVHGQRAAASQDFFARVAEKFRAQQDLIAGLPQYRDSVLALLDKLNFNDAATAIEVGPGDGAFLPELARRFSNVTALDNSPAMLELARQVCEREQLANVSLQLADALNGSSLQADCVVLNMVLHHFAAPADALKHMADLLQPGGSLLVTELCSHNQSWAREACGDLWLGFEQDDLARWATAAGLVPGESLYVGLRNGFQIQVRHFQRPAGDTHHR, from the coding sequence ATGAACTTACGCGTGCCTTCCATTCGCCATGACGATTGCGACGAGCTGGCGGCCCTGTGCAAGGCCGGCGGCGATCCGCTGCGGCTGAACGTACTGCGCGCGCTGGCCAACGACTCGTTTGGCGTACTGGAACTGGCGCAGATTTTCGGCATCGGCCAGTCGGGCATGAGTCATCACCTCAAGGTGTTGGCGCAAGCCGATCTGGTGGCGACCCGTCGCGAAGGCAACGCGATTTTTTATCGCCGCGCCCTGCCCCACACCGAGTTGCTCGGCGGAAAACTACACGCGGCATTGTTAGAAGAAGTCGATAACCTCGACCTGCCTGCCGATGTGCAGGCGCGGATTGAACAGGTTCACGGCCAACGTGCCGCGGCCAGCCAGGACTTTTTCGCAAGGGTTGCGGAGAAATTTCGCGCTCAGCAGGATTTGATTGCCGGGCTGCCGCAGTACCGCGACAGCGTGCTGGCCCTGCTCGACAAGTTGAACTTCAATGATGCTGCCACGGCCATTGAAGTCGGCCCCGGCGACGGCGCTTTTCTGCCGGAACTGGCGCGCCGCTTCAGTAATGTAACCGCGCTGGACAACAGCCCGGCGATGCTCGAACTGGCGCGTCAGGTGTGTGAACGTGAACAGCTGGCTAACGTCAGCCTGCAATTGGCCGATGCATTGAACGGCAGCAGCCTTCAGGCCGACTGCGTAGTGTTGAACATGGTGTTGCATCATTTCGCCGCGCCGGCCGATGCGCTCAAGCACATGGCCGACCTGCTGCAACCGGGCGGTAGCCTGCTCGTGACAGAGTTATGTAGCCACAACCAGAGTTGGGCCAGGGAGGCCTGCGGTGATCTCTGGTTGGGGTTTGAACAGGACGATCTGGCCCGTTGGGCCACCGCTGCGGGACTCGTTCCCGGGGAAAGCCTCTATGTGGGCTTACGTAATGGTTTCCAGATCCAGGTTCGCCACTTTCAGCGACCGGCTGGCGACACTCACCATCGGTAA
- a CDS encoding DUF1090 domain-containing protein, whose translation MKFLAPLALFTLCGIMAAPVMAEEEGPGLAGCAAKKQGIINQIEQAKSRGNMEQQSGLETALREVNEHCTDAGLKKERENKVLEAKHEVSQRQADLDKAMKKGDPEKINKRKEKLAESRKELQDALDEIDK comes from the coding sequence ATGAAATTTCTCGCACCGCTGGCCCTGTTCACTCTCTGCGGCATCATGGCCGCCCCGGTAATGGCCGAAGAAGAAGGCCCGGGCCTCGCCGGTTGCGCTGCCAAGAAGCAGGGCATCATCAATCAGATCGAACAGGCCAAGTCGCGCGGCAACATGGAACAGCAGTCAGGCCTCGAAACCGCACTGCGCGAAGTGAACGAACACTGCACCGACGCCGGCCTGAAAAAAGAGCGCGAAAACAAAGTGCTCGAAGCCAAGCATGAAGTCAGCCAGCGTCAGGCCGATCTCGACAAAGCCATGAAAAAAGGTGATCCGGAGAAGATCAACAAGCGTAAGGAGAAACTGGCCGAGTCGCGCAAGGAGCTGCAGGACGCACTGGACGAAATCGATAAATAA